The segment ATGCATCTGTGATGACCCAGCCCCGGCAGGCGTTGGCCCAGCCGCCCGATTGACGCCGGCTCAAATACCTGACTAAAGTCAGTCAATGGACACACGCCAGATCGAACAGGTCCGCGCATTCAACCGTGCCGTCACCCGGCGCATCGGTGCGCTGAGCGACGACTACCTCGGCCGCGGCCGCCCACTCGGCGAATCGCGGCTGCTGTTCGAGATCGGCCGGGATGGCGCGGACCTGCGTGACCTGCGTACCCGCCTGGGGCTCGACTCCGGCTACCTCAGCCGCCTGTTGCGCTCGCTGGAAACGCAGGGCCTGGTTGCCTCGCAGCGTGCCCCCGGTGACGGTCGCGCACGCCGCGCGGTGCTGACCCGCAAGGGCCTCGCCGAGTGGCGGGCACTCGACCGGCAATCGCAGGACGTCGCCACCTCGCTGCTCGAGCCACTCGGAGCGTCGCAGCGCAGTCGCCTGATCGCCGCCATGACCGAGATCGAACGATTGATGCGGGCGTCGGCCGTCGTGATCGAACCGGTCGACCCCGGCAGCGCCGAGGCCCTGGCGTGCTTCGACGCCTACTTCCACGAACTTCAGCAGCGCTTCGAAGGTGGATTCGACCCCGCCCTGACGGTGTCGGCGGCTCCCGCCGAACTGGTCCCGCCGGCGGGCGTACTGCTGCTGGCGCGCCTCGACGGCCGCGCGGTCGGCTGCGGCGCGATGAAGGTAGGCTCGCGCGGTGTCGGCGAGATCAAGCGGATGTGGGTCGACCCGACGGCGCGCGGCCTGGGCATTGCCCAGCGCCTGTTGGACGCGATCGAGGCCCGTGCCGTGGCATTCGGTCTCACCACGCTGCGGCTCGACACCAATCGCGCGCTCACCGAGGCGCGCGCGATGTACCTGCGCAACGGCTACCGCGAGATTCCGGCGTACAACGCCAACCCCTACGCCCACCACTGGTTCGAGAAGAAGCGGCGCAAGGTCGACACCACGTTCGGTGGTGCGACCGGAGCCACCAGCGCTCCCGGTGTCCTGTAGACGTCCCTGCCGATTTGCATCCGGTTACCCGCTTGGAAGCCAGTCAGCGGGGCGGCCACCTTCACCAGCCTCCGTGGTCAAGCCGTGCCGTCTCGCGGCGCGCGCTCCGGCGAATCGCCGGGTCCCTGCCGGGCGAACCACATCGCAGGCGCCACGGCGAAGAAGAACAGCGACGCGAGATACACGCTGCCGGAGACCGGATCGCGCGAAGCAATGTACTGGCCGGGTGAGCGGGCACCGAGAAAGTAGGCCACGCACAGTTCCGCCCCGATCAGCAGGACGAAGCCAACCAAACCAGCAAGCAGTCGCCGCGCGCGCCCCAGTTCCGCGTGGCGATGGGCCAACCTCCGGGATGCCCAGACAATCACCGCTAGCATCACCGGCGTCTCCAGCAGCTCGGCGATACGGACACCGAAGGCTGGGACAAGCAGCGGAATGCGTATGAACGCCAGTGCGAATCCTGTGCCGAACACCCACAGGAAGTAGACCAGCCCTGCCTTGAGGATACGCATGAATCCGCCTGTGGGGTCTGACGATGGCGCCCATCAGTGCGGTAGGGGCGCCTGGAGGGATGCTAGGCGTACAGGAACAACAACGCCACGGACACGATCCCGGCCAGCAGAGGAAAGGCAATGAACACCAACTCCAGTGTCCGGAATCTGGAACGAGGTGAAGGCAGCTTCCGGAAAGAGGCGAGAGCGAAGGCGCTGGCTACCAGCGAGAGCGTGGCGCAAAGCATCAGGCCGAAAACAATGATGCCCATGGCGACATTGCCGCAGGCGAACGCGTGAGCCACACGCTGGGCCTCCGCATCCCGCTGGAGGGCGAACAAAGCCCAAAGCGGCACGCCGATATAGGCCATTGACGCGATGACCAGAGATGCCTTGCGGCTCATTGCGCTAACGCAAATGTGGGCGGAAACGCAAAGCCGTTCGCTTGCTCGCCGAGCTGGACACGCCGATGCGCATCAAATGACGTCCCTGAGAAAGACCATCGCGCCAACGCCGACAACGATGGGAACCCACACTATTGGGGCCTGCCAGATCCGTAGCGCGGTAGCCCTGCCGAACTGCACCGAGCCCGCTCCAAAGACGCGCAGGCCGGACAGGAATCGGAACATGACAAACGCCACGACGGACATGCATGCACCGATCCCGAGCATGACCAGTGGCGCAAAACCGAACAAAACCTGCATGCCCGCAATGACGAGTGGACATGATGCAACCACATACGAATTCCTGCGCCTGGTTTTCTCATCCATGCAACTGGGCTCCTGAGCGACCAACACCTGAATTTCGGTCCTAGCCGCGAAGCGGCGCCGGCTTGAATGAATGATTACGCTTCACCGCGGTCGGCCGATCTCACCTTGAGATCACGAACCTCTTGCCGAAGTTGCAAAACTGGACCTTGGCTCAGCAATAGGATGCCGAGCGCAAACGCTGCCACGAGCCAGCCCTCGGCACCCAAGCCTGCCTGCCGCGCAATGGCGTTACCGGCAAAGGACGCGATGACTACGCCGATGATGGTGACAACGGTGGCGACTGCCTTGAGGTTCATATGACTTTCCCTGTGGTGCCCAGCTAAAGCAGGCTCGAAATTGCAGTGTAATCCGGCAAACCGGCCCCTGCCGCACAGTCAACAACCAAGCCCGACACATTCAGCTTCAATGGACCATCACCTCCTGCCGCCCAACCGATCCGTCCAAACCCGCAGCACGTCCCGGCATTGCGACACCTTGCCCCGCTGGCTGTAGCCGCCGTCATCCCCCGCCGAAAATCGACGCCACGTCTCCCTCCCCCAGCATCCGCCACTCCCCCGCCGGCAGCTCACCCAGGCCCAACCCGCCCACCGACACCCGGTGCAACGCCTCCACGTGATTGCCCACGGCGGCGAACATGCGGCGGACCTGGTGGTAGCGGCCTTCGTGCAGGGTGAGGCGGGCCTTGCGCGGTTCCAGCACGTCCAGTTCGGCGGGCAGCAGCGGGGTGGTTTCCGATTCCAGCATCAGGGTGCCGCTGGCGAAAGCGGCCGCTTCGTCGCCGCGCAGATCGTTGGCGAGGGTGACCTCGTAGACCTTGGGCACGTGGGACCTGGGCGAGATGATCCGGTGCAGCAGGGCGCCGTCGTCTGTGATCAGCAGCAGGCCGCTGGTGTCGCGGTCGAGGCGGCCGACGGTGGAGAGCGCCGGGTCGCGCATGCGGTAGCGCGGCGGCAGCAGGTCGTAGACAACGCGGCCGCCGTCCTTGCGCGAGCAGGTGACGCCGAGCGGCTTGTGCAGCATCAGCACCATGCCGGCTGGCGGGTCCAGCGGTTCGCCGTCGAGGCGGATGTTGGCGTGCTCCACCTTGTCGTCGGCGTAGAGCACCCCGCCACCGGCGTCGGTGATGCGGCCTGCGCGGAACATCCACTGCACGTCCTTGCGGCTGCCGTAGCCCAGGTTGGCGATGAGCTTGACCAGTTTCATGCGTGCACTCCGCGGGCGGCGATGACCTTGAAGCCGCCTTCGTCGACCACGGTGCGCGCCTCGGCAAAGTGGACGGCGAGCGTGGCCTCGTACGGCAGGTGACGGTTGGCGACCAGCCAGAGCTGGCCGTTGGGCGTGAGCACGCGGGCGGCGGCGGTGATGAAGGCCCGACCGAGTTCCGGCTGGTCGGCACGCCCCTGGTGGAACGGCGGATTGCTGAAGACGGCGTCGTAGCGACCCGGCAGGCCCGCGGTGACGTCGTGCCAGTGCAGCGAGACCGCCACCGGGTGCCCTGCCCGGGCCTGTGCTTCGGCGAGGTTCTGGTGCGCGCAGACCAGTGCGCGCTGCTCGGCCTCGAAGCCGTCCAGCGCGGTGACACCGGGGCAGCGCGCGATCACTTCGCTGGCGAGGTAGCCGTAACCCATGCCGAGGTCGGCGACGTGGCCGGCCAGATCCGGCGGCAGGTGCGCCGCCAGCAGCGCCGAAGCCGCATCCACCCGGTCCCAGGCGAACAGGCCGGGCCGGCTCCAGTAGCCGGCGGCGTTGCGGCGCGGCGTGTCCAGATCCAGCCATTGCGCCAGCCGCTCGGCGTCGTGCGTGCCGTCCAGCGGCGCGGTCCAGAACACGCGGCATTTGTGCTTGGAGAGGTGGCCGCCCGGCGTCGCCAGCGCGGCGAGATCCGCCTGCGCCGATTTCGCCCCCTCGGCGTTCGGCACGCAGGCCAGCACCACGCCGCCGGGTGCGGCGAGCTGCACGGCGCGGGCGAAGGTGGCGCGCGCCTCCTCGCGCTGGCGCGGCGGCAATACCAGCACCAGGTCGAATCGCTCGTCGTCGATCTGCGCGTCCACGCTCAGGCGGCTGCGCGCGAGCGCCTCGGCGAACGGCTTGAAGCTCTGCTCGCAGCGCCAGCCGGGCCTGGCCATCTCGCGCAGGCGGAAGCCGTCGCGGGCACGCAGGAACAGCACGCGGGCGTTCGCCGGCAGGCGCAGGGCACCCTCTTCCAGCGGCAGGAACAGGGCATCGAGCACGTCGTCGACGGGGGCGGCGGCTACAGGGGACATCGGCACGGCTTCAGGCGGCGGGCGGGCCGTGATTGTACGCGGGGTGGCGGGGGCGGTCGGGATCGAGGGAGCGCTGGGCGGCGGGGTCGCGGGGTCGCGCACAGGGTGCGCTCCTACGGGGCGCGCGGGGCTGGTGGCTATTTGCTGTTGCGTTCCAGCATCGCCTTGAGGTCGGCGAAGGGGTTGCCGGTGGCCGGGGCCTGGGTGTCGCCGGTGTCGAGCGTGCCGGCGTCGTGGTCGAGGTAACGCTGATGCTCGTTGTCGTGGCAGTACAGGCACAGCAGTTCCCAGTTGCTGCCATCGGCCGGGTTGTCGTCGTGGTTGTGGTTGCGGTGGTGCACGGTGAGCTGCTGCACGTTGCTGCGGTCGAACTCGCGCGCGCAGCGGCCGCAGATCCACGGATACATCTTCAGGGCGCGGTCGCGGTAGCCATGGCCGCGCTGTTCGGCGGCGCGGCGGGCTTCGGCGACGATGCGGTCGAGCTTGCTGGGATCGTTGGGGGGCATGGTGTCGGGTCGGGTTGATGAGGTGATGCGCCGGTGGCTCCGACCGGGGACGTGGAAAGACGCTGGATCCCAGCTTGCGCCGGGATGACGACAAGGAGGGCCGCCGCAACCCGGGATCACTCGCCCCCCCGATGTCACAACTCCAGATGGCATCAAGCGGTGCCGAAGCTGCACCGCTGATGCCATGCCGAGGTGGTTACGCCCCTGCCCGGCCCATCCGCGCCACCCAGCGGTACAGCACGAATACCACGATGGCGAACGCGCCACCGCCCAGCCA is part of the Dyella thiooxydans genome and harbors:
- a CDS encoding bifunctional helix-turn-helix transcriptional regulator/GNAT family N-acetyltransferase, translating into MDTRQIEQVRAFNRAVTRRIGALSDDYLGRGRPLGESRLLFEIGRDGADLRDLRTRLGLDSGYLSRLLRSLETQGLVASQRAPGDGRARRAVLTRKGLAEWRALDRQSQDVATSLLEPLGASQRSRLIAAMTEIERLMRASAVVIEPVDPGSAEALACFDAYFHELQQRFEGGFDPALTVSAAPAELVPPAGVLLLARLDGRAVGCGAMKVGSRGVGEIKRMWVDPTARGLGIAQRLLDAIEARAVAFGLTTLRLDTNRALTEARAMYLRNGYREIPAYNANPYAHHWFEKKRRKVDTTFGGATGATSAPGVL
- a CDS encoding pseudouridine synthase — protein: MKLVKLIANLGYGSRKDVQWMFRAGRITDAGGGVLYADDKVEHANIRLDGEPLDPPAGMVLMLHKPLGVTCSRKDGGRVVYDLLPPRYRMRDPALSTVGRLDRDTSGLLLITDDGALLHRIISPRSHVPKVYEVTLANDLRGDEAAAFASGTLMLESETTPLLPAELDVLEPRKARLTLHEGRYHQVRRMFAAVGNHVEALHRVSVGGLGLGELPAGEWRMLGEGDVASIFGGG
- a CDS encoding class I SAM-dependent methyltransferase, with amino-acid sequence MSPVAAAPVDDVLDALFLPLEEGALRLPANARVLFLRARDGFRLREMARPGWRCEQSFKPFAEALARSRLSVDAQIDDERFDLVLVLPPRQREEARATFARAVQLAAPGGVVLACVPNAEGAKSAQADLAALATPGGHLSKHKCRVFWTAPLDGTHDAERLAQWLDLDTPRRNAAGYWSRPGLFAWDRVDAASALLAAHLPPDLAGHVADLGMGYGYLASEVIARCPGVTALDGFEAEQRALVCAHQNLAEAQARAGHPVAVSLHWHDVTAGLPGRYDAVFSNPPFHQGRADQPELGRAFITAAARVLTPNGQLWLVANRHLPYEATLAVHFAEARTVVDEGGFKVIAARGVHA
- a CDS encoding YajD family HNH nuclease, giving the protein MPPNDPSKLDRIVAEARRAAEQRGHGYRDRALKMYPWICGRCAREFDRSNVQQLTVHHRNHNHDDNPADGSNWELLCLYCHDNEHQRYLDHDAGTLDTGDTQAPATGNPFADLKAMLERNSK